The Tripterygium wilfordii isolate XIE 37 chromosome 5, ASM1340144v1, whole genome shotgun sequence genome window below encodes:
- the LOC119999033 gene encoding mRNA-decapping enzyme-like protein, translated as MSQTGKLTPNLDHQSTKLLNLTVLQRIDPFIEEILITAAHVTFYEFNIESNQWSRKDVEGSLFVVKRNAQPRFQFIVMNRRNTDNLVENLLGDFEYEVQLPYLLYRNATQEVNGIWFYNPRECEEVADLFSRIITAYSKAPPNAKVSLSKSEFDELEAAPSMSFMEAPPEPSATASTVIEGPQDQSFLSAFNVALNIGSNASNVAISRQPYHSTYAPSAMPAPSPTPQASFHPLPASSTANLYDMPDPISGTNRITNLVKPSSFLTPPASSSTMVPPISSSLPTAAAVHPPLNLERPHGTPLLQPFPPPTPPPSLTPNYNLTPVYGPHISRDKVRDALLILLQDDQFIDKFYQALLNVHNS; from the exons ATGTCTCAGACCGGGAAATTGACGCCGAATCTGGATCATCAGAGCACCAAGCTACTTAATCTCACTGTGCTACAGAGAATCGATCCTTTCATTGAAGAGATTTTGATTACCGCTGCGCATGTCACCTTCTATGAGTTCAATATCGAGAGCAATCAATGG AGTCGCAAGGACGTTGAAGGATCTCTATTTGTTGTTAAAAG GAATGCTCAACCACGTTTCCAGTTCATTGTGATGAATAGACGGAACACAG ATAACCTAGTGGAGAACTTGTTGGGAGATTTTGAATATGAAGTTCAACTTCCGTATTTGTTATACCGAAATGCCACCCAAGAAGTTAATGGCATTTGGTTTTACAATCCCCGTGAATGTGAGGAAGTTGCTGATCTCTTTAGTAG GATAATAACTGCATACTCGAAGGCTCCTCCTAATGCAAAAGTGTCCTTGAGCAAAAG TGAGTTTGATGAACTTGAAGCAGCCCCAAGCATGTCATTCATGGAAGCCCCTCCAGAGCCATCAGCAACTGCATCTACTGTAATTGAAGGCCCTCAAGATCAATCATTTCTAAGCGCATTTAAT GTTGCTTTGAATATTGGAAGTAATGCTTCAAATGTAGCAATTTCAAGACAGCCCTATCATTCTACCTATGCACCCAGTGCCATGCCGGCTCCTTCACCAACTCCTCAAGCATCTTTTCATCCTCTTCCTGCTTCATCTACTGCAAACCTCTATGACATGCCTGATCCAATTAGCGGCACCAATAGGATTACTAATCTCGTGaaaccttcttcttttttgacgCCCCCTGCATCCTCCTCCACGATGGTGCCTCCAATCTCCTCATCTCTGCCAACTGCTGCTGCTGTTCATCCTCCACTAAATTTAGAGAGGCCACATGGCACTCCATTGCTTCAACCCTTTCCTCCTCCTACTCCACCACCATCTCTTACTCCTAATTACAATTTGACACCAGTTTACGGACCTCATATTTCCAGGGATAAAGTTCGTGATGCACTTCTAATACTTCTTCAG GATGATCAATTTATTGATAAGTTCTACCAAGCGCTGCTCAACGTACACAATTCATGA